In a genomic window of Curtobacterium sp. MCBD17_035:
- the ispG gene encoding flavodoxin-dependent (E)-4-hydroxy-3-methylbut-2-enyl-diphosphate synthase, whose product MPAVNLGMPKAPVTLAPRRKSRQIKVGKVLVGGDAPVSVQSMTTTPTTNINATLQQIAELTASGCDIVRVAVPSQDDADALPIIAKKSQIPVIADIHFQPKYVFQAIDAGCAAVRVNPGNIRKFDDQVGAIAKAAKDAGVSLRIGVNAGSLEPSILQKYGKATPEALVESAVWEASLFEEHDFHDFKISVKHNDPVVMVQAYRLLAQRGDWPLHLGVTEAGPEFQGTIKSATAFGILLGEGIGDTIRVSLSAPPAQEVKVGLQILQSLNLRERKLEIVSCPSCGRAQVDVYTLANDVTEGLQGMTVPLRVAVMGCVVNGPGEAREADLGVASGNGKGQIFVKGEVIKTVPEAEIVETLIAEANRLAAEMPAGEVGSPEVVTA is encoded by the coding sequence GTGCCAGCAGTCAATCTCGGTATGCCCAAGGCCCCCGTCACCCTCGCTCCGCGCCGCAAGTCGCGCCAGATCAAGGTGGGCAAGGTCCTCGTCGGCGGCGACGCACCCGTGAGTGTGCAGTCGATGACCACGACGCCGACCACGAACATCAACGCCACCCTGCAGCAGATCGCGGAACTCACCGCGTCCGGCTGCGACATCGTGCGCGTGGCGGTCCCGAGCCAGGACGACGCCGACGCGCTCCCGATCATCGCGAAGAAGTCCCAGATCCCGGTGATCGCGGACATCCACTTCCAGCCGAAGTACGTGTTCCAGGCGATCGACGCGGGCTGCGCGGCCGTCCGGGTCAACCCGGGCAACATCCGCAAGTTCGACGACCAGGTCGGTGCGATCGCCAAGGCAGCCAAGGACGCCGGCGTCTCGCTGCGCATCGGTGTGAACGCCGGGTCGCTCGAGCCCAGCATCCTGCAGAAGTACGGCAAGGCCACGCCGGAGGCCCTCGTCGAGTCGGCGGTGTGGGAGGCCTCGCTGTTCGAGGAGCACGACTTCCACGACTTCAAGATCTCCGTCAAGCACAACGACCCGGTCGTCATGGTCCAGGCATACCGACTGCTCGCGCAGCGGGGGGACTGGCCGCTCCACCTCGGCGTCACCGAGGCCGGACCGGAGTTCCAGGGCACGATCAAGAGCGCGACCGCCTTCGGCATCCTCCTCGGTGAAGGCATCGGCGACACCATCCGCGTGTCGCTGTCCGCACCGCCCGCGCAAGAGGTCAAGGTCGGCCTGCAGATCCTGCAGTCGCTCAACCTGCGCGAGCGCAAGCTCGAGATCGTCTCGTGCCCGAGTTGCGGCCGGGCACAGGTCGACGTCTACACGCTGGCGAACGACGTCACCGAGGGCCTGCAGGGCATGACGGTCCCGCTCCGCGTCGCAGTCATGGGCTGCGTCGTCAACGGACCGGGTGAGGCGCGCGAGGCCGATCTCGGCGTGGCGTCGGGCAACGGGAAGGGCCAGATCTTCGTCAAGGGCGAGGTCATCAAGACCGTGCCCGAGGCCGAGATCGTCGAGACCCTGATCGCCGAGGCGAACCGCCTCGCGGCCGAGATGCCCGCCGGAGAGGTCGGCAGCCCCGAGGTCGTCACCGCGTAG